Proteins encoded together in one Halalkaliarchaeum sp. AArc-CO window:
- a CDS encoding lipoyl domain-containing protein: MSGERVAVLVDDHWPADVESEEGVVVNWFLREGATVEAGDPLCELQVEKVSFDVSAPVSGKLEEIHLLEDEEFTRGATLAVLAPA; encoded by the coding sequence ATGAGTGGGGAGCGAGTCGCCGTCCTCGTCGACGATCACTGGCCTGCGGACGTCGAGTCCGAGGAAGGGGTCGTCGTCAACTGGTTCCTCAGGGAGGGGGCGACTGTCGAGGCCGGTGATCCGCTGTGTGAACTGCAGGTCGAAAAAGTGAGCTTCGACGTTTCCGCACCGGTCTCGGGGAAACTCGAGGAAATTCACCTCCTGGAAGACGAGGAGTTCACCCGCGGGGCGACGCTGGCGGTACTTGCGCCGGCGTGA